Below is a genomic region from candidate division WOR-3 bacterium.
CTCCCGCACAGCCTTTTGTTGCCACTGGCTTAGCTACTGTTGCTCCGATAGCTTTGCGCTTAGCTGTTGACGCTATGAAAAAGTTAATAGAAAAATAAAAAAAAATGATATGAAAAAGGTGTTATTGCTTAAACCTGCATTAGATTTGCCGCCAGGCGCTGTGGTTGGATTACAAGATTTTGATGCCGAAGCTTTGGTAAAGTCTGGTATAGCTGAATATGCGCCTGATGAGGCTCGACTACTGATAAACAAAGATTTTACGAAGACAGGTAGTTTGAAATCTGAGTGCATCACTTTGGAGGAGTTTATTGAAGAGGAAAAGGGAAAGAATTATCCGAAAAAATAAGTAAAAAAGTAATTTTATGCCTACGACAGGAACAGTTTTAGGGAAAAACATGCTGGTTTCTATTGGCCAGCCTGGGGTTGTAATCACTTGCCAGGGTGATGCAACTTTGAATGTTGAGCGTTCTACGAATGAGGCCGTTTGTAAGGATAGCGGTGCTTGGGCGCAATCGTTACCAGGTCGGGCGTCTTGGTCTTTGGAAGTTAGCAACGCGCTTTTTGCGTTTGACGCTACTTATGGTTATAACCAGCTTTACACTGCATTTGTTAACACAACTTTAGTGAAGGTTACATTTACGACTGGCGTAACAGGTGATAAGCGTTTTATAGGAGATGCGTATGTAACAAATCTAAGCGTAAATGCTCCTATTGATGGAGCTACTACGTATAACATCACGCTTTCTGGCTACGGTTCATTAACGTATGAAGACGTTCCATAATGTATGGTAGAATTTATTGAGGTTGCAGGCGTTAGGCGGCCGGTTAGCTTTAGTTTACGTATTGCTTACATTTATGAAGTAAAATTTGGTCGTCCATATTTGCAAGACGTAATGCGCTTGAGTAAAGCGCTTAGTGATGTAACAGTTAAAGAAGGGGAAGAACAGTTCTTTTCTTTGCCTTTAGCTTTATGCGCTGATATTTTTTGGGCGGCATTCAAGAATGGTTACAAACAGTCTGGATTGGTTTTTAGT
It encodes:
- a CDS encoding phage tail tube protein translates to MPTTGTVLGKNMLVSIGQPGVVITCQGDATLNVERSTNEAVCKDSGAWAQSLPGRASWSLEVSNALFAFDATYGYNQLYTAFVNTTLVKVTFTTGVTGDKRFIGDAYVTNLSVNAPIDGATTYNITLSGYGSLTYEDVP